One stretch of Halapricum desulfuricans DNA includes these proteins:
- a CDS encoding cupredoxin domain-containing protein, whose protein sequence is MKRRAFLATGGAAFAGGCLGLGAGGSGYDIGMTSMSFEPETLSVPAGTTVVWKNTNSRAHTVTAYEDRIPEAAEYFATGGFDSEDEAREQWYANGGGNLYGGETFSYTVEVPGTYEYFCVPHEGGGMVGRIEVSE, encoded by the coding sequence ATGAAGCGACGGGCGTTTCTCGCGACCGGCGGGGCCGCGTTCGCCGGCGGCTGTCTGGGCCTCGGAGCCGGCGGCTCGGGCTACGATATCGGCATGACTTCGATGTCCTTCGAACCCGAGACCCTCTCTGTTCCGGCCGGGACGACGGTCGTCTGGAAGAACACCAACTCCCGCGCCCACACGGTCACGGCCTACGAGGACCGAATTCCCGAGGCGGCCGAGTACTTCGCGACCGGCGGGTTCGACAGCGAGGACGAGGCCCGCGAGCAGTGGTACGCCAACGGCGGCGGCAACCTCTACGGGGGCGAGACGTTCAGCTACACTGTCGAGGTGCCCGGCACCTACGAGTATTTCTGTGTGCCCCACGAGGGCGGCGGGATGGTCGGGCGGATCGAGGTGAGCGAGTGA
- a CDS encoding NAD-dependent epimerase/dehydratase family protein, producing MEETVVVTGALGGAGSWIVDDLRDDYEVVAIDQTLPESTDIAGVDFQAIDLTDQGAVFETILDADPTTVVHFGNIPHEENHAGGDVYENNVLSTFHTLEAAGRTGADVVWASSETVYGTHWPEPELPASLPVTETHPVKPWNGYETSKLAGEAAAERVTNAFDVSAVSIRSSWIQYPGRYEITPIREQFDFETADRFDNLWSYVDIRDIVSLVRAAIDRTITGHEVVNAFAPDNFLGVDTTEAIEAGFGDLPDDCDLSGDESAYSTRKAESLLGWEPDHSWKHAEDESPRDPEFVRPV from the coding sequence ATGGAAGAGACAGTCGTTGTGACTGGTGCACTTGGCGGCGCGGGTAGCTGGATCGTCGACGACCTCCGAGACGATTACGAGGTCGTCGCGATCGATCAGACACTTCCTGAGTCAACCGATATCGCTGGAGTCGATTTCCAGGCGATTGATCTGACTGATCAGGGAGCAGTGTTCGAGACGATCCTCGATGCGGATCCGACCACCGTCGTTCACTTTGGAAATATCCCACACGAAGAGAACCACGCAGGTGGCGACGTCTACGAGAACAACGTATTGAGTACCTTCCACACGCTCGAGGCCGCTGGGCGCACCGGAGCCGACGTCGTCTGGGCATCCAGCGAGACCGTGTACGGTACCCACTGGCCCGAGCCGGAACTCCCTGCGTCTCTTCCCGTGACTGAGACCCATCCGGTCAAGCCGTGGAACGGATACGAGACTTCGAAACTCGCCGGCGAAGCGGCCGCCGAGCGAGTTACGAACGCCTTCGACGTTTCGGCCGTGTCGATTCGTTCGTCCTGGATCCAGTATCCCGGTCGCTACGAAATCACGCCGATCCGAGAGCAGTTCGATTTCGAGACCGCGGACAGATTTGACAACCTCTGGTCGTACGTCGATATCCGGGACATTGTGTCACTTGTGAGAGCGGCGATCGACCGAACGATAACCGGCCACGAGGTGGTCAACGCGTTCGCCCCGGACAACTTCCTCGGTGTCGACACGACCGAAGCGATCGAGGCTGGTTTCGGAGACCTGCCCGACGACTGCGATCTGTCGGGAGACGAATCAGCGTACTCGACTCGCAAAGCGGAATCGCTTCTCGGGTGGGAACCCGACCACTCCTGGAAACACGCCGAAGACGAATCGCCGCGGGATCCGGAGTTCGTCCGTCCTGTCTGA
- a CDS encoding DUF5790 family protein — protein MSQATFDDDELFDEAATDMRADVEGSLEQAREALPDAEAIWETDADNTLGALNGLKTALDVGDAEEALRDAKKWYTMGERADAFEDADDLEAAIAEVEDLIADIEAAHEAVGDLTGTIPAIKSALEDADEDG, from the coding sequence ATGAGTCAGGCGACGTTCGACGACGACGAACTGTTCGACGAAGCGGCGACCGATATGCGCGCAGACGTCGAGGGAAGCCTCGAACAGGCGCGCGAGGCGCTGCCCGACGCCGAGGCAATCTGGGAGACAGACGCTGACAACACGCTCGGCGCGCTCAACGGACTCAAGACCGCACTCGACGTCGGCGACGCCGAGGAGGCGCTACGGGACGCCAAGAAGTGGTACACGATGGGCGAACGTGCCGACGCCTTCGAGGACGCTGACGACCTCGAAGCGGCGATCGCGGAGGTCGAAGACCTCATCGCTGATATCGAGGCGGCACACGAGGCGGTCGGAGATCTGACCGGCACGATCCCGGCGATCAAGAGTGCACTCGAGGACGCAGACGAGGACGGATAG
- a CDS encoding phospholipase D-like domain-containing protein — protein MSRIGRVLVVVGLTAFVGFSHAAAAVPATGATASDEAGVSAIGGTTGLATDRTPSPATNATVGSPPNRTSPPKLAAAYPNPVTYGDEGEYLVLEVPNGTELGAYHLDDGHREARLPDRTVEGRVVLTANRSAVPEGVRGPIVEWSEMVPLSNSGEVLTLSDGNETVGTLEYEDAPECEVVRPDTDSRWRALGATSFEPIVGGPGSVRAFALPDSPGIPLAALEDAERRVLLAGYTFTSERVTERLIAARERGVTVGVLVDGAPVGGLTNRSAAVLDRLTAANVSVRVLDDGGRYEFHHAKYAVVDDRAVVLTENWKPAGVGGASSRGWGVVVDSPGVVDGLTETFRADGESRGAVPWAAFRERASIESAAPSRGQYPARIEPQSVAVERTELLVAPDNAAGRLRGLLANASDSIRIVQVSIGGRDDRLLREAIAAAERGVEVEILLSGAWYTSEDNRRLVDRLRTLSAREGLPLSIRLAEPGGRYEKIHAKGVIIDGETVVLGSLNWNDNAYDDNREVAVVLHGPEVGAYFGRVFERDWRGGITLVPASAVVALVAVALPVARLGRRVEFASRAESGRETSCGYVE, from the coding sequence GTGTCGCGGATCGGTCGCGTACTGGTCGTCGTGGGACTGACCGCGTTCGTCGGGTTCAGCCACGCTGCCGCGGCGGTGCCGGCTACGGGAGCTACAGCGAGCGACGAAGCGGGCGTGTCAGCGATCGGCGGGACGACGGGTCTCGCGACCGATCGGACGCCGAGCCCAGCGACCAACGCGACCGTTGGATCGCCACCGAACAGGACGTCGCCACCGAAACTGGCAGCCGCCTATCCGAACCCGGTCACGTACGGCGATGAGGGGGAGTATCTCGTGCTCGAGGTCCCGAACGGGACCGAACTCGGAGCGTACCACCTCGACGACGGACACCGGGAGGCGAGACTTCCGGACCGGACAGTCGAGGGCCGGGTCGTTCTGACGGCCAACCGGAGCGCCGTCCCGGAGGGCGTCCGGGGCCCGATCGTCGAGTGGTCGGAGATGGTCCCGCTATCGAACTCCGGCGAGGTCCTGACGCTGTCGGACGGGAACGAGACGGTCGGGACGCTCGAATACGAGGACGCACCCGAATGCGAGGTGGTCCGGCCCGATACCGACAGCCGATGGCGCGCGCTCGGCGCGACGTCGTTCGAGCCGATCGTCGGCGGCCCCGGGTCAGTTCGGGCGTTCGCGTTACCGGATTCGCCGGGCATCCCGCTTGCGGCGCTCGAAGACGCGGAGCGGCGAGTGCTGCTGGCGGGGTACACGTTCACTTCGGAGCGCGTGACAGAGCGACTGATCGCGGCTCGCGAGCGCGGCGTTACGGTCGGGGTGCTCGTCGACGGCGCGCCGGTCGGCGGGCTGACCAACCGTAGCGCGGCCGTCCTCGATCGCCTGACTGCGGCGAACGTCAGCGTTCGAGTGCTAGACGACGGCGGACGGTACGAGTTCCACCACGCCAAGTACGCCGTCGTCGACGACCGGGCGGTCGTGCTCACAGAGAACTGGAAGCCGGCGGGCGTCGGCGGCGCGTCGAGCCGCGGCTGGGGCGTCGTCGTCGACTCGCCGGGGGTCGTCGACGGACTGACCGAGACGTTTCGGGCCGACGGCGAGAGCCGCGGTGCCGTCCCTTGGGCGGCGTTTCGGGAACGAGCGTCGATCGAATCGGCAGCCCCGTCGCGGGGGCAGTACCCCGCTCGGATCGAGCCGCAATCTGTCGCGGTTGAGCGGACCGAACTGCTGGTCGCGCCCGACAACGCGGCCGGTCGCCTGCGGGGACTGCTGGCGAACGCGAGCGATTCGATCCGGATCGTTCAGGTGTCGATCGGGGGACGGGACGATCGGCTGCTCCGGGAGGCGATCGCGGCGGCCGAACGCGGCGTCGAGGTCGAGATCCTGCTGTCGGGCGCGTGGTACACGAGCGAGGACAACCGCCGGCTCGTCGACCGGCTCCGGACGCTGTCCGCCCGCGAGGGCCTCCCGCTGTCGATCAGGCTGGCCGAACCGGGCGGCCGCTACGAGAAGATCCACGCGAAAGGAGTCATTATCGACGGCGAAACGGTCGTGCTGGGCAGCCTCAACTGGAACGACAACGCGTACGACGACAACCGCGAGGTCGCGGTCGTCCTGCACGGGCCCGAAGTCGGGGCGTACTTCGGGCGGGTCTTCGAGCGCGACTGGCGCGGCGGGATCACGCTGGTGCCTGCGAGCGCGGTGGTCGCGCTCGTCGCTGTCGCACTGCCGGTCGCGCGACTCGGTCGACGCGTCGAATTCGCGTCCCGGGCCGAGTCCGGACGGGAGACGTCCTGCGGGTATGTCGAGTAG
- a CDS encoding protein sorting system archaetidylserine synthase (This PssA-like phosphatidyltransferase, along with a PssD-like decarboxylase, is required in Haloarchaea for the archaeosortase ArtA to replace the PGF-CTERM sorting signal with a C-terminal lipid anchor.) gives MQLRPRFLGRLGAADVVTVANATLGFAAAVAATIDPRLAARLVLLAAIADGLDGVLARVHGSTRVGEYVDSLADVASFGVAPAVFVYAIASREWGLELATLSVVEVVTLTVPALYVAAAVVRLAMYTAYDLDDRTTRGVQTTLAATVLAAAYLSGVIDPAVLLGATGLFVYLMITSIEYPELAERDALAMGVVQAGAVLAPLAFARVFPRALLAAALAYLLLAPVVYPRSR, from the coding sequence ATGCAGCTCCGGCCCCGGTTTCTCGGCCGCCTCGGCGCGGCCGACGTCGTGACCGTCGCCAACGCCACGCTGGGCTTTGCCGCCGCCGTGGCCGCGACGATCGACCCGCGACTGGCCGCGCGGCTCGTCCTGCTGGCGGCGATCGCCGACGGGCTCGACGGCGTGCTCGCTCGCGTCCACGGCAGCACGCGGGTCGGCGAGTACGTCGATTCGCTGGCCGACGTCGCCTCTTTCGGCGTCGCGCCCGCGGTGTTCGTTTACGCGATCGCCAGCCGGGAGTGGGGACTCGAACTCGCGACGCTGTCTGTTGTCGAGGTCGTGACGCTCACGGTCCCGGCACTGTACGTCGCCGCCGCCGTCGTCCGGCTCGCGATGTACACCGCCTACGACCTGGACGATCGGACGACCCGGGGCGTCCAGACGACGCTCGCGGCGACGGTGCTGGCGGCGGCGTATCTGTCGGGAGTGATCGACCCCGCGGTCCTGCTCGGTGCGACCGGCCTGTTCGTCTACCTGATGATCACCTCGATCGAGTATCCCGAACTGGCCGAACGGGACGCCCTGGCGATGGGGGTCGTGCAGGCCGGAGCCGTGCTCGCGCCGCTGGCGTTTGCGCGCGTGTTCCCGCGGGCTCTGCTCGCGGCGGCGCTTGCGTATCTGTTGCTCGCGCCGGTGGTATACCCGCGGTCGCGGTGA
- a CDS encoding hemolysin family protein, with amino-acid sequence MVDLVVSSLQLVLALGLVVLNGFFVASEFAFVRVRATSVEQLAEEGRTGSATLQEVMDNLDDYLAATQLGITLASLGLGWVGEPAVAALLEPALGPLLPAGLVHLVAFAIGFSIITFLHVVFGELAPKTIAISQAERLSLFLAPPMKLSYRLFAPGIVVFNGTANAFTQLLGVPPASESDETLEEREIRRVLARSGEAGHVDQSEVEMIESVFDLDDTTVREVMVPRPDVVTLSGDRSLSEIRAAVLEAGHTRYPVVAAENHDQVTGYLDVKDVLGAGHAGEEETTAAELSREIMVVPEMTSLRELLLQFQDEHRQMAAVVDEWGAFEGMVTIEDTVEAVVGDLRDDFDVGTSEPVIRQDGPDAYDADGAVPLSTVNDILGTDFEAEGYETLAGLVLDQLARAPEQGDTASLDGFTAEVTAVDGSRIEAIRLTRDEPTNEGPEAGGADNRSDPAGDTDGTDRDADEPSE; translated from the coding sequence ATGGTAGACCTCGTCGTGTCGTCGCTACAGCTGGTGCTCGCACTCGGGCTGGTGGTGCTGAACGGGTTCTTCGTCGCCTCCGAGTTCGCCTTCGTCAGGGTGCGCGCCACCTCGGTCGAGCAGCTCGCCGAGGAGGGGCGGACGGGTTCGGCGACGTTACAGGAAGTGATGGACAACCTCGACGACTACCTGGCCGCGACCCAGCTCGGGATCACGCTCGCGTCGCTGGGTCTGGGATGGGTCGGTGAGCCGGCGGTCGCAGCGCTCCTCGAACCCGCCCTCGGGCCGTTGCTTCCCGCCGGGCTCGTCCACCTCGTCGCGTTCGCGATCGGGTTCAGTATCATCACGTTCTTGCACGTCGTCTTCGGCGAACTCGCCCCGAAGACGATCGCCATCTCGCAAGCCGAGCGACTCTCGCTGTTTCTCGCGCCACCGATGAAGCTCTCCTATCGCCTGTTCGCGCCCGGGATCGTCGTGTTCAACGGGACCGCGAACGCGTTCACTCAGTTGCTCGGCGTCCCGCCGGCCTCCGAGAGCGACGAGACGCTCGAGGAACGCGAGATCCGACGCGTCCTCGCCCGCTCCGGCGAAGCGGGCCACGTCGATCAGTCCGAGGTCGAGATGATCGAGAGCGTCTTCGACCTCGACGATACGACCGTCCGGGAGGTGATGGTCCCCCGACCGGACGTCGTGACCCTCTCCGGCGACCGGAGCCTCTCCGAGATCCGCGCCGCCGTCCTCGAGGCCGGTCACACCCGGTATCCCGTTGTCGCGGCGGAAAATCACGATCAGGTGACCGGCTATCTCGACGTGAAGGACGTGCTCGGCGCCGGCCACGCCGGCGAGGAGGAGACGACAGCCGCCGAACTGTCCCGAGAGATCATGGTCGTCCCGGAGATGACGTCGCTCCGGGAGCTGTTGTTGCAGTTTCAGGACGAACACCGGCAGATGGCCGCTGTCGTCGACGAGTGGGGCGCGTTCGAGGGGATGGTCACCATCGAAGACACCGTCGAAGCCGTCGTGGGTGACCTCCGCGACGACTTCGACGTCGGTACCAGCGAACCGGTAATCCGACAGGACGGGCCGGACGCATACGACGCCGACGGGGCTGTCCCGCTTTCGACTGTCAACGACATCCTGGGGACGGACTTCGAGGCCGAAGGCTACGAGACGCTCGCGGGGCTCGTACTCGACCAGCTGGCGCGCGCGCCCGAACAGGGAGATACCGCTTCGCTCGATGGATTTACCGCGGAAGTGACGGCCGTCGACGGCTCCCGGATCGAAGCGATACGACTGACGCGAGACGAACCGACCAATGAGGGGCCCGAAGCCGGCGGTGCTGACAATCGAAGCGATCCCGCCGGCGACACTGACGGCACCGACCGCGACGCCGACGAACCGTCCGAGTGA
- a CDS encoding HEAT repeat domain-containing protein has product MSNGDEPDDGEAALTDLEDFESRLDSVTESLEAAETEADLDDVEATLDATAEALEAADLPEPDDEDEDDPGAELQDRLEDLREDLDAQRGPYLEDVTDDLESVVSTVEGTRWTETGSAELDDAVAGFLKEIGDEIDATVKDGESAERLDAAVEALSELALDPDEDAETIEALLTAVDGLEEGVEAAQSWDDLTVREQLEAEGFYEVLTSQRRKDYPPEWSAVKLYEKRYQHDRSDEEAIEMILLALEKLPGGKDHFMEENVLESLARIAPPEALEDVLPMAGKRNEKAIRVVGKIGDPEALDTLLDFIDGDGDRSLQLETLRAVGAIGSDEATQTVANRLAAEDAEIRSAAARALGRIGDTRAVEPLSDVLADDSEESVRASAAWALVQIGTERAFEAIETNADGSYLVQVEAEKAVLSS; this is encoded by the coding sequence ATGAGCAACGGGGACGAGCCGGACGACGGCGAGGCGGCGCTGACCGACCTCGAGGACTTCGAGTCGCGGCTGGACTCGGTGACAGAGTCGCTTGAGGCCGCCGAGACGGAGGCAGACCTCGACGACGTCGAGGCGACGCTGGACGCGACCGCCGAGGCGCTCGAGGCCGCCGACCTGCCCGAACCGGACGACGAAGACGAGGACGATCCGGGCGCGGAACTCCAGGACCGGTTAGAGGACCTCCGGGAGGACCTCGACGCACAGCGCGGCCCCTATCTCGAGGACGTCACCGACGACCTCGAAAGCGTCGTCTCGACGGTCGAGGGGACTCGCTGGACCGAGACAGGCAGCGCGGAACTGGACGACGCCGTGGCGGGCTTTCTGAAGGAGATCGGCGACGAGATCGATGCGACGGTCAAGGACGGCGAATCGGCCGAGCGACTCGACGCCGCCGTCGAAGCGCTCTCGGAACTCGCTCTCGATCCCGACGAGGACGCGGAGACCATCGAGGCGCTCCTGACTGCGGTCGACGGTCTCGAGGAGGGCGTCGAGGCCGCCCAGTCCTGGGACGACCTGACGGTCCGCGAACAGCTCGAGGCCGAGGGGTTCTACGAGGTGCTGACGTCCCAGCGGCGTAAAGACTATCCCCCGGAGTGGAGCGCGGTCAAACTCTACGAGAAGCGATACCAGCACGACCGCAGCGACGAGGAAGCGATCGAGATGATCCTGCTCGCGCTGGAGAAGCTTCCCGGCGGCAAAGACCACTTCATGGAGGAGAACGTCCTCGAGTCGCTGGCCCGGATCGCGCCGCCGGAGGCGCTCGAGGACGTGCTGCCGATGGCGGGCAAGCGCAACGAGAAGGCGATCAGAGTCGTCGGCAAGATCGGCGACCCCGAGGCGCTTGACACGCTGCTTGATTTCATCGACGGCGACGGGGACCGCTCGTTGCAACTGGAGACGCTCCGCGCTGTCGGCGCGATAGGCAGCGACGAAGCCACACAGACGGTTGCGAACCGGCTCGCGGCCGAGGACGCCGAGATTCGCTCCGCGGCCGCCCGCGCGCTCGGTCGGATCGGTGACACGCGCGCTGTCGAGCCGCTTTCCGACGTGCTGGCCGACGACTCCGAGGAGAGCGTGCGCGCGAGCGCGGCGTGGGCGCTCGTCCAGATCGGGACCGAACGCGCCTTCGAGGCGATCGAGACTAACGCCGACGGCTCCTATCTCGTTCAGGTCGAAGCCGAAAAGGCCGTACTGTCGTCCTGA
- a CDS encoding DUF5305 domain-containing protein: MDDWGLRVRAVVDRYFSIVALALAVLVVVSGGVAYDAHTGPDERTETTTETVIAWNSTGQFSHEATVIEDTRVFEEGETLTNRSQYFQRIAPTLEGAFVYDYTATNGSVAANASMALVVRSVTEDGTEQWRVTETLDRTDRTLAPGDPLRLSFEQNVTAVETELQEIRSELGATAGTAETFFEATVRLEGRRGGESVATTRAYQLPLTIEDGLYRVNDTGPVVNEGERTVRDERPVPVTVGPVRAYGGPLLAVLGLAGLTGLVAGRLRGWLEVSERARDYLAYRSERREFDEWITEVERPTDRLADADSRVETTSLAGLVDLAIDTDGRVLETPDERYLVFDDGVVYRYEPPDAADHDPLAATGETDSSSSSGLADSIGGVLGDADSASDASAGDNGESETDEDAPRSESVDDAAQISDDNMRDIDE, encoded by the coding sequence ATGGATGACTGGGGTCTTCGCGTCCGTGCAGTCGTCGACCGGTATTTCAGTATTGTCGCGCTGGCGCTCGCAGTGCTGGTCGTCGTCAGCGGGGGCGTCGCATACGACGCACACACCGGACCGGACGAGCGGACCGAGACGACGACTGAGACGGTGATCGCTTGGAACTCGACCGGACAGTTCAGCCACGAGGCGACAGTCATCGAGGACACCAGGGTCTTCGAGGAGGGCGAGACGCTCACGAATCGCTCGCAGTACTTCCAGCGCATCGCGCCGACCCTCGAGGGGGCGTTCGTCTACGACTACACGGCAACGAACGGCTCCGTTGCGGCGAACGCGTCGATGGCGCTGGTCGTGCGCTCGGTCACCGAGGACGGAACCGAGCAGTGGCGGGTCACGGAGACGCTCGACCGGACAGACCGGACGCTCGCGCCCGGCGACCCCCTCAGACTGTCGTTCGAGCAGAACGTCACCGCGGTCGAAACCGAGCTACAGGAGATCCGGTCCGAACTCGGGGCGACCGCCGGCACCGCGGAGACGTTCTTCGAGGCGACGGTCCGTCTCGAGGGACGCCGAGGTGGTGAGTCGGTCGCGACGACCCGGGCCTACCAGCTCCCGCTCACGATCGAAGACGGACTGTATCGCGTCAACGACACCGGCCCTGTCGTGAACGAGGGAGAGCGGACGGTCCGCGACGAGCGGCCAGTGCCGGTGACAGTCGGCCCGGTCCGGGCGTACGGCGGCCCGCTGCTCGCCGTTCTCGGACTCGCGGGCCTGACTGGGCTGGTCGCCGGCCGCTTGCGGGGCTGGCTGGAAGTCAGCGAGCGCGCGCGTGACTATCTGGCCTACCGTTCGGAGCGCCGCGAGTTCGACGAGTGGATCACCGAAGTCGAGCGACCGACCGATCGACTCGCCGACGCCGACAGTCGGGTCGAGACGACCTCCCTTGCTGGGCTGGTCGACCTCGCGATCGACACCGACGGGCGGGTGCTCGAAACGCCCGACGAACGGTATCTGGTCTTCGACGACGGCGTCGTCTACAGGTACGAACCGCCGGACGCGGCCGATCACGACCCGCTCGCGGCGACTGGCGAAACCGACAGCAGTTCCTCGTCCGGGTTGGCGGACTCGATCGGGGGGGTCCTCGGCGACGCGGACAGCGCAAGCGACGCATCAGCGGGAGACAATGGAGAATCAGAGACGGACGAAGACGCCCCGCGATCGGAATCCGTCGACGACGCGGCACAGATCTCTGACGACAATATGCGAGACATCGACGAATAA
- a CDS encoding heavy metal translocating P-type ATPase yields MSEREREGRDAASFEVPEMDCPTCAGKIESSVEQLDGVEAVDPQVASGRVTVTFDDGATTPEEIAERVETAGYTVEDTDETTTFDVPGMDCASCAGKVENALENASGVTGYETRPTAGTVVVTYDPDRTDPAAIVDAIEAAGYEVTGRADETTGADREPIWRSSRAIKTWVSGVFVALGLALAFPLAEGNATVGSLLGNDFALADVAFLLAVAVGGQEIFRNGYYSARNRNLDIDFLMTIAILGALLASLGFGEPLYLEAATLAFLFSVAELLERYSMDRARDSLRELMDLSPAEATVRRDGEARTVPVEAVEPGDVVIVRPGEKIPVDGEVIEGTSAVNQAPITGESVPVDKTVGEAVFAGTINEEGYLEVRTTAATGDDTLSRIVELVEDAQSNKTEREQFVERFSAYYTPVVVGFAIVVTLASPFVLGRSWSTAVVYGLTLLVLACPCAFVISTPVSVVSGITSAAKNGVLIKGGNHLEAMGAVEAVAFDKTGTLTKGELAVTDVIPLNGKSEAEVLRCARGLESRSEHPIGEAIVEEATSAGVDGRTVEDFETLPGKGVHADLDGTPHYAGKPGLFEELGFDLSHVHATTDGGVVTRTAKQLCDRHNCLDLLEETVPALQAEGKTVVLVGTDETLEGVIAVADEIRPDAARTVTRLREAGVERTVMLTGDNERTARAIAEAVGVDDFEAELLPEQKVEAIDDLVAEFDDGVAMVGDGINDAPALATATVGVAMGAAGTDTALETADIALLSDDLSKLPYLYELANDANGVIRQNIWSSLAVKAALALAVPFGYVPIWLAVLAGDAGMTTAVTGNAMRLSRISPEE; encoded by the coding sequence ATGAGCGAACGGGAACGCGAGGGGCGGGACGCCGCGTCGTTCGAAGTCCCGGAGATGGACTGTCCCACGTGCGCCGGCAAGATCGAGTCGAGCGTCGAACAGCTCGACGGCGTCGAAGCCGTCGATCCGCAGGTCGCCAGCGGCCGGGTCACCGTCACGTTCGACGACGGGGCAACGACGCCCGAAGAGATCGCCGAGCGGGTCGAGACGGCCGGTTACACTGTCGAAGACACCGACGAGACGACGACGTTCGACGTGCCCGGGATGGACTGTGCCTCGTGTGCGGGCAAGGTCGAGAACGCTCTCGAGAACGCCAGCGGCGTCACGGGCTACGAGACGCGCCCGACCGCCGGCACGGTCGTCGTCACCTACGACCCGGACAGGACCGACCCGGCGGCGATCGTCGACGCCATCGAGGCCGCCGGCTACGAGGTGACTGGCCGGGCCGACGAGACGACCGGGGCCGATCGCGAACCCATCTGGCGGAGTTCGCGGGCGATCAAGACCTGGGTCAGCGGCGTCTTCGTCGCGCTCGGGCTGGCGCTTGCGTTTCCGCTCGCCGAGGGGAACGCTACGGTCGGGTCATTGCTGGGCAACGACTTCGCGCTCGCGGACGTCGCCTTCCTGCTCGCGGTCGCCGTCGGAGGCCAGGAGATCTTCCGGAACGGCTACTACTCCGCGCGCAACCGCAACCTCGACATCGACTTTTTGATGACGATCGCCATCCTCGGCGCGCTGCTGGCGAGTCTCGGGTTCGGCGAGCCGCTGTATCTGGAGGCCGCGACGCTGGCGTTCCTGTTCAGCGTCGCCGAACTCCTCGAACGCTATTCGATGGACCGGGCCCGCGACTCGCTGCGCGAGCTGATGGACCTCTCGCCGGCGGAGGCGACCGTCCGCCGGGACGGCGAGGCCCGTACGGTCCCGGTCGAGGCGGTCGAACCCGGCGACGTGGTGATCGTCAGGCCGGGCGAGAAGATCCCCGTCGACGGCGAGGTGATCGAGGGGACCAGCGCGGTCAACCAGGCACCGATCACCGGCGAGAGCGTCCCCGTCGACAAGACCGTCGGCGAGGCGGTGTTCGCCGGGACGATCAACGAGGAGGGATACCTGGAGGTCCGGACGACGGCAGCGACCGGCGACGACACCCTCTCGCGGATCGTCGAACTCGTCGAGGACGCCCAGTCGAACAAGACCGAACGCGAGCAGTTCGTCGAGCGCTTCTCGGCGTACTACACGCCGGTCGTCGTCGGGTTCGCGATCGTCGTCACGCTCGCGAGCCCGTTCGTGCTCGGCCGCAGCTGGTCGACGGCCGTCGTCTACGGGCTCACGCTGCTCGTGTTGGCCTGTCCCTGCGCGTTTGTCATCTCCACGCCCGTCTCGGTCGTCTCGGGGATCACGAGCGCCGCGAAGAACGGCGTCCTGATCAAGGGGGGCAATCACCTCGAAGCGATGGGTGCCGTCGAGGCGGTCGCGTTCGACAAGACCGGGACGCTCACCAAAGGCGAGCTCGCGGTCACCGACGTGATCCCGCTCAACGGAAAGTCAGAAGCGGAGGTCCTGCGGTGCGCTCGCGGGCTCGAATCCCGGAGCGAACACCCGATCGGCGAGGCGATTGTCGAGGAAGCGACCAGTGCCGGTGTCGACGGCCGCACCGTCGAGGACTTCGAGACGCTGCCCGGCAAGGGCGTTCACGCGGACCTCGACGGGACGCCTCACTACGCCGGCAAACCGGGCCTGTTCGAGGAGCTGGGGTTTGACCTCTCGCACGTCCACGCGACGACCGACGGCGGCGTCGTCACGCGCACGGCCAAGCAGCTCTGTGATCGGCACAACTGTCTCGACCTGCTCGAGGAGACCGTGCCGGCCCTGCAGGCCGAGGGCAAGACGGTCGTGCTGGTCGGGACCGACGAGACGCTTGAGGGCGTGATCGCGGTCGCCGACGAGATCAGGCCCGACGCCGCCAGAACCGTCACACGGCTGCGGGAGGCGGGCGTCGAGCGGACGGTCATGCTGACCGGCGACAACGAGCGCACTGCTCGCGCGATCGCCGAGGCGGTCGGCGTCGACGACTTCGAGGCCGAGCTGTTGCCCGAGCAGAAGGTCGAGGCGATCGACGACCTCGTCGCGGAGTTCGACGACGGCGTCGCGATGGTCGGCGACGGGATCAACGACGCCCCGGCGCTGGCGACCGCGACCGTTGGCGTCGCGATGGGGGCGGCCGGAACGGACACGGCCCTGGAGACAGCGGACATCGCGCTGCTGAGCGACGACCTCTCGAAGTTGCCGTATCTGTACGAGTTGGCCAACGACGCCAACGGCGTCATCAGACAGAACATCTGGTCGAGTCTGGCGGTCAAGGCCGCGCTCGCGCTCGCCGTCCCGTTCGGGTACGTCCCGATCTGGCTGGCCGTCCTGGCGGGCGACGCCGGCATGACGACGGCCGTCACCGGCAACGCCATGCGACTCTCGCGGATATCGCCCGAGGAGTGA